In one Sphingomonas sanguinis genomic region, the following are encoded:
- a CDS encoding endonuclease/exonuclease/phosphatase family protein, translating into MIKVASYNIRKGIGADRRRNPDRILDVLREVDADVIALQEADRRFGEREGVIPLHLLDDHSDWKPIVYGMKARSMGWHGNTILVRKSTQVLDFEAIHLPSLEPRGAVMADLRTKAGVIRVVGMHLDLSGLWRRRQAAAILAHLSSCVHRHPTVMMGDLNEWTRAAGCLKDFCRDFAVAETGPSFHARRPIGRLDRIMVSPELKIGACGVHATPMSRRASDHLPIWATIGPR; encoded by the coding sequence ATGATCAAGGTCGCCAGCTACAATATCCGAAAAGGGATCGGCGCGGACCGGAGGCGCAATCCCGATCGTATCCTGGACGTACTGCGCGAGGTCGATGCCGATGTCATCGCCCTTCAGGAGGCGGATCGTCGCTTCGGCGAACGCGAAGGCGTGATCCCGCTTCACCTGCTCGACGACCACAGCGATTGGAAGCCCATCGTCTATGGCATGAAGGCCCGTTCGATGGGCTGGCACGGCAACACGATCCTGGTGCGCAAGAGCACGCAGGTTCTGGACTTCGAGGCGATCCACCTGCCCTCGCTAGAGCCGCGCGGGGCGGTGATGGCCGATCTGCGGACAAAGGCCGGGGTGATCCGCGTCGTGGGCATGCATCTTGACCTGTCGGGCCTGTGGCGGCGGCGGCAGGCGGCAGCGATTCTTGCGCATCTTTCCAGCTGCGTACACCGGCACCCGACCGTCATGATGGGCGACCTGAACGAATGGACCCGCGCGGCAGGGTGCCTGAAGGACTTTTGCCGCGATTTCGCCGTGGCGGAGACGGGGCCGAGCTTCCACGCAAGACGGCCGATCGGGCGGCTTGACCGGATCATGGTGTCGCCGGAGTTGAAGATCGGGGCCTGCGGTGTGCATGCGACGCCGATGTCGCGGCGAGCCTCCGACCATTTGCCCATATGGGCGACGATCGGTCCGCGCTGA
- a CDS encoding replication-associated recombination protein A, whose translation MADLFAGMDPAPAQPSLSADAPLADRLRPMKLAEVVGQDHLTGPEGAIGRMVAAGRLSSMILWGPPGTGKTTIARLLAAEVGLRYAAISAVFSGVADLKKVFAEARDHARLGQRTLLFVDEIHRFNRAQQDGFLPFVEDGTVTLVGATTENPSFELNAALLSRAQVLILHRLGQPALEQLLERAEVLMERPLPLHAPARDALLASADGDGRFLLNQAETLFAVDLPEPLDAAGLSAFLQRRVAVYDKDREGHYNLISALHKSIRGSDPQAAVYYLARMLTAGEEPLYVLRRLTRTAIEDIGLADPQALTQCLAAKDAYEFLGSPEGELAIVQACLYLATAPKSNAAYKAQKQAWRTAKETGSLMPPANILNAPTKLMKQIGYGAGYQYDHDADGGFSGANYWPDELPPQSFYEPSGRGLEKRIAERMAWWDERRRALQDGNDDRRG comes from the coding sequence ATGGCCGATCTTTTTGCGGGTATGGACCCCGCCCCTGCCCAGCCTTCCCTCTCGGCCGACGCGCCGCTGGCCGATCGTCTGCGCCCGATGAAGCTGGCCGAGGTTGTAGGACAGGATCACCTGACCGGGCCGGAGGGAGCGATCGGGCGGATGGTCGCGGCCGGGCGATTGTCCTCGATGATCCTGTGGGGGCCGCCCGGCACCGGCAAGACGACCATCGCGCGCCTGCTCGCCGCCGAGGTGGGGTTGCGCTATGCTGCGATCTCGGCGGTGTTCTCGGGTGTCGCCGACCTGAAGAAGGTCTTCGCCGAGGCGCGCGACCATGCCCGGCTGGGTCAGCGGACCCTGTTGTTCGTGGACGAGATCCACCGCTTCAACCGCGCCCAGCAGGACGGCTTCCTGCCCTTTGTCGAGGACGGCACGGTGACGCTGGTCGGTGCGACGACCGAGAACCCTTCCTTCGAACTCAACGCCGCTTTGCTAAGCCGCGCGCAGGTGCTGATCCTACACCGGCTGGGCCAGCCCGCGTTGGAGCAATTGCTGGAGCGCGCGGAGGTGCTGATGGAGCGTCCCCTGCCCCTGCACGCCCCCGCCCGTGATGCACTGCTGGCGAGTGCGGACGGTGACGGGCGGTTCCTGCTCAATCAGGCGGAGACGCTGTTCGCCGTCGACCTGCCCGAACCGCTCGACGCCGCTGGGCTGTCGGCGTTCCTGCAACGCCGGGTCGCGGTCTATGACAAGGATCGCGAGGGGCATTACAATCTGATTTCGGCGCTGCATAAGTCGATCCGTGGATCGGACCCGCAGGCCGCGGTCTATTATCTTGCGCGGATGCTGACGGCGGGTGAGGAGCCGCTTTACGTGCTGCGCCGCCTGACCCGGACCGCGATTGAGGATATCGGCCTGGCAGACCCCCAGGCGCTGACGCAGTGCCTTGCGGCCAAGGATGCCTATGAGTTTCTCGGCTCGCCTGAAGGGGAGTTGGCGATCGTGCAGGCGTGCCTGTATCTCGCAACCGCGCCCAAGTCGAACGCGGCCTATAAGGCGCAGAAGCAGGCGTGGCGCACCGCGAAGGAAACCGGATCGCTGATGCCGCCCGCCAACATCCTGAATGCGCCGACGAAGCTGATGAAACAGATCGGTTATGGGGCGGGCTATCAGTACGACCATGACGCCGATGGCGGGTTTTCGGGCGCGAATTACTGGCCGGACGAGCTGCCGCCGCAGAGCTTCTACGAGCCGTCCGGGCGCGGGCTGGAGAAACGGATCGCCGAGCGCATGGCCTGGTGGGACGAGCGCCGCCGCGCCTTGCAGGACGGCAATGATGACCGTCGCGGCTGA
- a CDS encoding PadR family transcriptional regulator, protein MFDGSELRLVLLKLIADEPRHGYDLIREIEAMTGGAYAPSPGVIYPTITLLDEMGFIEEQRSEGAKKRFAATDTGRTHLAHNAEQVEALLARLRALGEHRQRVDAAPIRRAMGGLKMAVMERFASGDAPQDMVHQVAEMIDELAQKVERLK, encoded by the coding sequence ATGTTCGACGGCAGCGAACTGCGTCTGGTCCTTCTGAAGCTAATCGCCGACGAACCGCGCCACGGCTATGACCTGATCCGCGAGATCGAGGCGATGACTGGCGGTGCCTATGCCCCCAGTCCGGGCGTGATCTATCCGACGATCACGCTGCTCGATGAAATGGGCTTCATCGAGGAGCAACGTTCGGAGGGGGCCAAGAAGCGCTTCGCCGCGACCGATACCGGTCGCACCCATTTGGCTCACAATGCCGAGCAGGTCGAGGCTTTGCTGGCACGGCTGCGCGCGCTGGGCGAACACCGCCAGCGGGTCGATGCGGCCCCGATCCGGCGCGCCATGGGTGGCCTGAAGATGGCAGTGATGGAACGCTTTGCGAGCGGCGATGCCCCGCAGGACATGGTGCATCAGGTCGCCGAGATGATCGACGAACTCGCGCAGAAAGTGGAGCGCCTGAAATGA